Proteins encoded in a region of the Vicia villosa cultivar HV-30 ecotype Madison, WI linkage group LG5, Vvil1.0, whole genome shotgun sequence genome:
- the LOC131605157 gene encoding uncharacterized protein LOC131605157 gives MWYWNPKFSFSRGLRPLNCDKDVLKFVDDIKGFQLVDVYVEHTIEVTPVVEDYVDGCPNYVDDEAESDVEVEKEYVDDEVEKENVDTEVEKEHVDTEVEKEHVDAEVEDDDEEYIATESEMSSYSHDLNECVPESEDEGQDVELDWTTIIQGDEDNAKDIYSEEDYDSDVLHTPNESDNDDEIEKFPSFKSDSSKFELGMVFSNKEKIHEALAEYALKMNKNVHVKKNDGKKMVIGCTFHMRISKRVGNQFWQVVSLVDEHNCSRTPNNRQAKTTYLAKQFGGRLVQKLSKSIFNIF, from the coding sequence ATGTGGTACTGGAACCCTAAGTTTAGCTTTAGTCGTGGCCTTAGACCCTTAAACTGCGATAAAGATGTGCTTAAGTTTGTTGATGATATTAAGGGTTTTCAATTGGTGGATGTATATGTTGAGCACACAATAGAAGTGACTCCTGTTGTCGAGGATTATGTTGATGGCTGTCCAAACTATGTTGATGATGAAGCTGAATCTGATGTTGAAGTTGAAAAGGAGTATGTTGATGATGAAGTTGAAAAGGAGAATGTTGATACCGAAGTTGAAAAGGAGCATGTTGATACTGAAGTTGAAAAGGAACATgttgatgctgaagttgaggatgatgatgaagagtaTATTGCAACTGAGAGTGAGATGAGTAGTTATAGTCATGACTTGAATGAGTGTGTTCCTGAAAGTGAGGATGAAGGACAAGATGTGGAATTGGACTGGACAACTATCATTCAAGGTGATGAGGATAATGCCAAGGATATATATTCTGAGGAGGATTATGATTCTGATGTATTGCACACACCTAATGAGAGTGACAATGATGATGAAATAGAAAAGTTTCCTTCTTTTAAGAGTGATTCCTCAAAGTTTGAGCTAGGTATGGTGTTTAGTAACAAAGAAAAGATTCATGAGGCTTTGGCAGAATATGCTTTGAAGATGAACAAAAATGTTCATGTCAAGAAAAATGATGGAAAGAAGATGGTGATAGGATGCACTTTTCACATGAGGATTAGTAAAAGGGTTGGCAACCAATTTTGGCAAGTTGTAAGTTTGGTTGATGAACACAACTGTTCAAGAACTCCAAATAACAGGCAAGCAAAGACTACATATCTGGCTAAGCAGTTTGGTGGAAGATTAGTGCAAAAACTGTCAAAAAGCATTTTTAACATATTTTGA
- the LOC131605156 gene encoding uncharacterized protein At4g04775-like, with translation MSMSHYSEASSRTKSPSVHGECRCGLDAPLMTSWTDSNPGRRFYGCGMYKIQGYKRCNHFVWYDEELGPRAKEMISTLKQKLKIANLKIDAAKIQEDEMSKKIRNLNMRIMYLKLSIASIVVLVVGLVLGFVMN, from the exons ATGTCCATGTCTCATTATTCTGAAGCAAGTAGTCGAACAAAATCCCCTTCCGTCCATGGCGAATGTAGGTGTGGTCTTGATGCACCTTTAATGACTTCTTGGACTGATTCTAACCCAGGACGTCGTTTTTACGGTTGTGGGATGTACAAG ATTCAGGGGTACAAGAGATGTAATCATTTTGTTTGGTATGATGAAGAGCTGGGCCCTAGAGCAAAAGAGATGATTTCAACATTGAAACAGAAACTGAAAATTGCAAATCTCAAAATTGATGCAGCCAAGATCCAAGAAGATGAAATGAGCAAGAAGATCAGGAATTTGAACATGAGGATAATGTATTTGAAGCTTTCGATTGCGTCCATTGTCGTGTTAGTAGTGGGATTAGTGTTAGGATTTGTAATGAACTAG